The following nucleotide sequence is from Aphelocoma coerulescens isolate FSJ_1873_10779 chromosome 21, UR_Acoe_1.0, whole genome shotgun sequence.
CCACAACTTCCAAGGAAACATTTTCCAAGGAGAATGTGAGTAGTGTTCCCTCTGTTACTGTAGAAATCTGTCAGAGCAAACAGTCTGATGTCCAGCCTTCCAAACAACGGGGTCATTCTCGTGGTTAACTGGGGAGTGATGCTGCTTTGGCCTGAGAAAAATTGCACTGAGGTGAATCCAGTTAGTGATAAAACCACTTCACATCTGAGTCATTTCCAGAACAACAAATTTTATCTTTTCTGCTAGGTTGAATTTTTACCTTACGATGAGAGGCCTCTCCCAACCATCTGCAAGCAGGTGGATGAAGCTGTTGCCTACCTTGAGCCAGAGGTGACTGAAGAGGATGTGGGTGATGCTCCAAGGACTGGCAATGCTGGGGAACCCAAACCACTCACAGAGAAGGCACTGAGGGAAGCCAGCCCTGTTGTGGAGGTTTTTGGAGAGGCTTTGGTAAGAACCAGTAGAACAAACCTATGGTTTATTGTGCTCTGTGTTGAGTGGATTTTTATGTGTTCAGAGCTGCTATTTAGAAATCTGAACTTAAAATTAGGCCTTGGCTCTATGGATGCCTGCTTTCAGCATTTCTACAGATCTGTAGCTTTGGTGATTGATTACTTGCTGTGCTGATAAACAGGCAGGATCCAGCAGGCTGCTTTAGGGCATTGGTCCAGAATACCCACAACTTGCCACTGTCTtttgcagagagagagaaacccTCACTGTGTCTGGAAGGGCTCCATGAGCCTGACCTGTTAATCCCATTTCTCTGATCCCATTCCAAAATGTGTGCTTTTAATAAAGCCAGATTCCTGTGGGGAACACCTGGGGATTTCATGCTTCAGTTGATACGTTCTTTGTGAGTCTGGTTCTCTATATAAATGTTAAATATGTGTTGAAATATCTGCAGGGACCTTTTAAGAGAGAAACTTGTTCTGTGCTCAGGTTTCAGGAGCGTATTCCAGAACTTGGTCGTGTCGAGAGGACGCGTTACTGGCTGTGTACAAGAAGCTGATGGAAGTGTCAGTGGACACTCCAAAGGAGGATTTAAGGAAcctgctgagagctgctgttTTCCTTGTGGAAAGGGCCATCAAAGACACTGTGTCTTCAGTAAGTTGGGATAAGTTTGATGCTCCAGTGAAGAACTGGCAGCCAAAATTGCAGAACCATGGGGTTGAGATACTTGGAACAAATTGTTTATAAATCTGCTGTTAAGTccaaacccaaaacccctctaAAACAACTGGGCAGTATCTGGCGTTGAGCAGATGGAGAACACTACCCTGGGCTGAGCCATGAGCTTGAAAAGCATCTGCTGATGCAGTAAATGTGCAGTGAGGTTGGGCCTTTTTGTTTGTTAAAGTTGAAATACAGCAATGAAGTAACTTTTAGTTACTTCACTTGAGAGCTCAAGGGACTGCACTTAGCTGAAGGACACTTGGGCATCAAATAAACCTtaaataagaagaaaagaagaaaattgagTTGTTACTCTTTATAAAAGAATTTCTGAAGCCTTTCATCTAAGTCCTAGCAACAGGTTTTCTGGAAGAGGGTTGCCTGAAGTAGCTGCCATTAAGGGTGTTACTCTAATTCCAGATTAAGAATAGATTTTACTGTATTGTCTGAAAACAGGGGGCTCTGTGTTATTTTTGCTCAgtgtttcccttttctttctaaCTTAGGTTTTTCAGGCTTCCCTGAAACTTCTAAAAATGATCATTACCCAATATATACCAAAACACAAACTAGGGAAGCTAGAAACTTCTCATTGTGTGGAAAAAACCCTGCCACATTTGCTTTCTAGAACAGGAGACTCCTCATCCCGTCTTCGTCTTCTGGCTTCAACCTTCATCCAGGTGGGTGTTTCCCTTCAAATTTGGGAGCTCACAGGTGGGAAGCACCTGATCAGAGTGGGCTGTGAGACCAGGGTTGGCTGCTGAGAAGTGTTACATCTTACCACAGAACCTTATCACAGAATCTTATCAGAGAAtagctggggttggaagggccctctggagatcatccagtccaaccccctgccaaatcagggtcacctggagcagtcTGGGGctacctgctcctgctgcagatgTGACTCGTGTGTTCTTTGTTGCAAGTGACTTACAGAGATGAGAAAACTCTCCTTTGCAGAGACAGGTAGTTGTCCTCATGCAGTGTCTGCCTGCTCACTGCCTCTGTGTGTTCCTAGGAAATGGCACTGTGCCCTGAAGTGAAACCTCTCCAGATTATTCCAGTTCACCTGGTTAAAACATTTAAACCAAACTCCCCAACACACCTGGCAATGAGTCACGTGGAATTGGTGGAATCTCTCTTGAGAGCCATGGGGACTGAAAACTCCGGGTTCACCGTCAACAACGTCATGAAGGTAAGAGGTTGAGGTTACAGCACATGGAGGATTTTCTGATGGTTTTCTGGGGGCTTGCCTGGCTGGTTTGGAGTGCTTGAGAATTTCTGAAGAGGTATATTCCCCTGATCAACAGTGCTGGTAATTTTAgaccaggctgggcagggcttggaacaacctggtctagtaggaggtgtccctgcccatggtatggggtggaatgagatgagctttaaggtccctttcaacccaaaccactctaggATTCCATGAATCAAGATATGGGGAAATAAGAATCAAtaggtgtactagtttgaaaacaaaccagtgggaggcaccaagtcagaagaacaatttaatggggaaaattaaaggaaagggaaaaaagaaagactaaaagaaaacactggttcgaactgacagagtcaagatacaacctgagtccctgttaggcagggtggtggtagcattcctctgaagcagtgatcctgtagagaaaaaaaaggtcttctcttcctcagaaggtctggtggtggctgtgtagctcctgtcctctggaaatccagtggagaagggttgtctctggtgttcagtctcagattatatccacgatgggatgcttggttcctccctctgggtggagcatctcacaatggggtaatgagtcatgaggccaagtgttgattaggctcattaacagaagatagtctggagggagttatctctgactcatgcagcaggacaaggatgggccattaacagcaagatagtctggggggaggaggcaaggaaacactgccccacctgatttcaacagctcatgaggatggtaatagaatacacttcaacccaggacaatggGTTAAAAAGTATTTGCAAAACCTGTCTTGTAGGAAGAtttctcctgctgcaggagagTCTTGGACTAATAAATCCTTAAAAATGCGAGAGAAGTGAGACATAATTTTTTACAATGATTTTCAGTTTGCCACGGGGGCTCTGGAGCACAGGGCCCACGAGGTGCGTGAGGTGGTGCTGCGGATCATCTTTGCCCTGTACAGGGAGCACAGGGCAGCCGTGCTGGAACATCTCCCTCCAGACGACGCCGGCGCCCGCAAGACCGTGCGCTACAAAACCCTCTTCGATGGGTTTGCCAAAATCGATGGGAAATCTTCTGAAACTGAAAGGAGGGTATGTAATGAGAGGGCAGAACGTACAGGGCCACTTCAGACACGGCAGTTGGCTGAGTAGTATCGTGATTTCGTGGCAGGTTGGATGCTGCACAGGTAGCAGAGTGTCTTCAGGTGTGTGGGTAATGTTCCTTAGTGTAGAAGGCTCAGTGCGTTCCCTATACTCACTGTTGGGAACAAAGCCAACAAGGAATACAGAGATGGACAAGCAGTTGGGAAAATGCACAAATGCTATTTTCTGCTGTCAGCCATTGGGAACAGTAAGCCCaaaggctgtgctgtgtgttCCTTTCACAGAGGAATTTGGGAGAAGGGAGGTGTCGCTGTATCACACTCATCACTTAACCAAGCAGGAGATTTCCTGTCCTGTATCAACCATGAGCACTGTGCTGATGTGTTTTGCAATATCTTGTGTATCAGGGATGGTTCCAAAGCTTTTGGAACTGACAGAGTATTTCCTGCCAGGCAcagaggaaagcagcagcagaagcagagaaacAGACAAAGGAGGAAGTTAAAGTTCTAAAAGGCCACCCAGCAGCTCTAAAGTTAGAGTTACTAGAAGAGGGTGAAGCTGAAGAGGTGAGCATGTTTCAGTTTAAGATTATTTTAATCCTTTGCTCCTCGGGTATCATGGACTTAGACAATGAGCATTGGAGTTGTCTCATTAAAAAGAAACTCCAGATATACGCTGGGTGACTTTTCTCCTCAGCAGTCCAGTTTAAAATCTGGGGTGTTGTTTTTCCTAACATAGTGTAAAATCTGGGGTGTTGTTTTTCCTAACATAGTGTAAAATTTGGATTCTTTACTATAATATAACAATATAATAATACCTTTATAATATAAAATAGTACCTTAATACAAGATATTTGCCCTAGAACCAGAAGCACAAACATTGTAGTGCATTGGCTCTGCTTCTAAATTTTAAATTCCAGACAGAAATCAGAATATAGTGtgttccctttctccctggAAGGCAAATTTCTGAGTTAAATTTCTTTGTTCAATAGGAGAAAGAATCTGATTTTCAGAAGACAGAGATTCGAGGTAGGTAGTTTCAAATAAGAGTTAAGAAACATAGATGAATTAAGATGTGATCTTGGTTTAATAGTTCTCTCCTTACAGGTTACCAGCTCTATGGAAGCCCTCAGGCTACAGCAGCAGAGATTCAGGAGGAACTTTCCTCTGTTGCAAATTACCTGGATAAGTAAGTGAGATGAGCCTCTAATCACCTTAAGCACTTGGTGTCATCTGTGAGCCCCTAACAGTAATAACGTTTTTCCAGTAGATCAAAGCTAATACCTTCAGCAGTGAAACAATAAAGACTAAAATTTCCTCTAACACATTTGGAATTATCACCAGGCAATCctagctgcttttttttttttttttttaagttcttggATAGTGtgactttgtatttttttttcctgagtgtttGCTTGTGGGATAAGAAATAGCCAGAGTTTAATGTTCAGCTGCCAGTGTGAAATAAGGGGAAAATGTGGTGTGGCTTTGCTGGGTGTTTTAGGGGGAGGGTGTAGAGGAAGCCCTTGGGAATTCTGGAGCCAGGAAAGCCAGTTTTGGTGGGCTGCTGTCAGAACTTTTGTGGAATTTTCTATAGGAAAAATGCTATATAGTTGTATTTACCATAAATTACAGTACCTGCCCCATCCTCAGGTCAGCACTACACAGGGGAAAGAACATCTTCAAAATATTGGCTGTTTTTCAGAACGGCTTGGAACAGAAGGAACGGGGCTCATCCATTTCTCTCTGATGTCACtgatgtttgtattttttttcccagcttgtGTATTTTTTGTGGTGAAAGGAACAAGTCCTTCACAGAGGAAGGGTTGGATCTGCATTACTGGAAGCACTGCCCCATGTTAACCCGATGTGAGCACTGCAAACAGGTCAGACTGAGCTTCCCACAGCTACTAAAGACATTGACTGCTGTTACTCTGGTTTAGAGGCACTGTCAGATATTTAATGCTCAGGCAGGTGAATTCTGAACACACCTGTGTGATTTGGGTAGCACTTTTGGAAAAGAGCAGCATTAGAAAATGAATTAATAAATGGACTGAAATGGAATTTTCCCTTTGTCCTTTTGGAAGGTGAGGCTAAAgtgatgtttttttaaaatcccatCCCTATTTGCTCAGCACAAACCTTCGTGGCTGTGTTGCAGATGCTGGAGATTGCCAGCCTGACAGAGCACCTGCTGACTGACTGTGACAAAAGGGACAGCTTTGGGAAGTGCCCACACTGCAGAGAGGCCGTGCCCAGGGATGAGCTGCCCAGACACACAAAGAGCAGGATTTGCAATCGTGAGTAGCTCCAAACAGGAAGGTGGAACATCAGAGGTTCAGACTTTCAAACACCAGGGATCTTTGGCAAGTCAGGCTGCTTGTGTTTCAGCCTTAGGGATCTAAGTAAATCCTCAGGAGGGAGAAGATTTGGGATAAATACCTGAGTTTTGCAGTGCTTGGCCTCTGTGAATGTGTGTGGGGAGGGTGAGTGAAAAGACTGGAAAATCTCTACCATATCCCTGTGGATTGAGCACTATCCCAGCACAgaaaggacatggacctgttggaatgAGTTCAGAGAGGGCACCAAGCTGATCAAAGGGATGGGTCGCCTCTGCtgtggggaaaggctgagagaattgggattgtttagcctggagaagaaaaggctttgaAGTGACCtgattgtggccttccagtgcctgagggGGCTACAAGAAAGGTGGAGAGAAACTGTGTACAAGGGCCAAGagtggcagcacaagggagaactggatgatctttaggatcccttccaatccaggCAATtctggattctgtgattccttttGATCTTGTTTTGATGAAGATGATTAAACATGGAGCTTCTTTGGGAGCAGTTAATGATAATGGGGCAGAAGCTGGGTTAGTCATGGGCTAGTTTATGCTATTTGCTGTGCAAATTCTCTTCTTGTGTCTGAAATGAGCCTCTCTTTGCAATTCTTACATTATTTTTCAAACAATTTCAGCTGCCAAACCAGAAAATGTGGCTAACCGTTGCCCTCTGTGCCATGAGAACTTTCCCCCTGGAGAGGAGGTGAGGCCACCCTTCACTCTGATGTTGTTATGGGTTGTTTTCATGGGACATACCTTTCAAGATATATTAAAATAATGGATATATTAATTTCTATTTCATATCAAGGATCTCACACTTTGAAAAAGCAGATTAAAGTGCTGTTGCCACAAAGCCTGTACACAATTATCATTTTCCCCATGTGACATTGGCTAATTTTGCTGGAGTTGTACTATCCCTTCTTTGTAATTGACTTCAGGCCTGGAGATCTCACCTGATGGACAGAGATGGCTGTAAAATGAACCAGCGGAGGACATCCCCCATGAACAAAACCATTCTGGTGCAGCCTGGTAAGACATTAGTTAGTGATAATAACATTTGCTTAATAAGGAAAGTGTTTCATCCCCGAGAGCTGGGTCTGTGCAACTCGTGGTTTGCATTTGTGTGAGCTAAGTGATAGTTCTTGTGTTGGAGCAGTGTGCTTGGGGAGCAAATTCCCAAAATCATGCAATAACAATCATGTTAAAAGGAGGACACAAGCTCAGCGGGTGGGGAAAACTGGCAGATTTGATAAATTGATcagttcagggtttttttctgcagaacagGATGACCATGAATAGAACAATCAGCTGAACAGTGTTCTGGAAAGCTCCTGAACGCTGACACAGGGAACCAGAGCCTGATTTAGCTTTTAGTGGCCAATCAAAGGCTGCTAATCTGATCCTAATTACAGGGTGAACTGAACAGTGAGTGCTGTgcactgcttttcctttccagtCCAGACCCAGGAACTTGACAGATTTATCATTGTGCAGCTTTTTTACTGTCAGAGAGACTTTGATGCTGATGtcaggtggtgtttttttttaacagttctcTTTATGAAGCACGTGGAAAATCCTTTTATTTCCAGAACACAGAAGTTAAACAAACTGTCTGCAGCACCAGAACTTTCAGCCAGTTACATCCAAACCTTTCCTCCTTCAGACTCTGGAGTTTTTTAGTCAGCTGCATGTTCAGAGTTCACCTGCTCTATCTGAGCTGTGCTTGCTCATATCTGCATGTCAGTACTCCAGGTTCCTGGAAGGAGCTCTGGAATTGCCCATTCCAGCTGACCTTAATGAATCATAGGGGTTAAACTCGGCACTTCCCAGTCTTAAACTGGATCCACAGTTCAGTCTGTCCTCAGCTTTGCTGTTTGTCCTGGCTAATGAGATGCCAGGCAGTTGTTAGTTTGTTGCTGCTTAGAATTTGGAAGCAGAAGCAAATCCTGCCTGGATAAACTCTGATTCCAGAGCTATTTCCTAGAGATAGGAAAAGGAACCCTGACCATGGAGTCTGAGCACTGCTGGTGTGGAACATGCTGAGGCACAATGCCTGTCAGCTTCTGGTTGCTTCAGTCATTCAGACTTAACAGATCTTGGGAATCAAAACGATGGATTAAGTTCAGCGCTGGGACTAGATGTGCTTGCAATAATggtctctattttttttcttcacagccaAAGTAGGTGGCTACTGTTTGAGGAAACCAGGTCCTTCAGGAGCAAAGTTTCAACCTCCTTTAGTAGGAAACAGGATCCGAGCGGGCCCAAATAAAAGCAGTGGCAAAACATACTCAAAGCGATGACAGGACAAGTATTTCTTCCTTTGTCTTAATAACTGGGCACGTGGCTGTTCAGAGCTATTTAAGAATTGTGGGCAACTTGTATCATCTTTTCTGAGGGCTGTTTTTAGCCTTGATCAGTGCCTGGTGTGATCCCCACGGCCGTCCCTTGGCATTGCTGTCACTGCAGCACTGGGCTTTGCTCCTAAGAATGCTCATGTTAGAAATACCAAATATTCTGGGCCACAGACATTATTTTGACAGATAACTCTGCTCTCCTTTCCAATCCCATGTCTGTAATTTAATGGGTTCAAGCACATTAATTATGTCAGGGGAGTGAAGTCTCTTCCCTGGGTCCCCCGAGGTGCTTGAGGAACGGGAGCCAGGCGTGGGGGAAGCCTGACCTTACGTGTATGTCAGATTTAGGGTTCtaaaggcagcagagctgtacCCAAAGCACTGCTCAATCCCAGGAATTAGCACCAGATGGAAAAGCCAGAGGGCTGGTTGGATGTTCTCCTGTGTTGTGCTGCTGTGTAGGAGGTGACAGGACATTGTGGCCTCTCTTACTGTGCACCAAGTGCCTTATGAGCCCACTTGGCAGGAGGGTTAAACTAAACCCTCCAAGTCTGTGTCCCCAAGAAATTGCCccttacagaaatgaaaaaataatcttgGTTGGGCCCTGAAGAGTTGAATTAGTAAATTTAGACCTTTTTGCCTGCTTTAGTGCACTTTCAGCTCAAATACTGAGCTTTTCTAGTTAGATCTTGATTAACACAACCAGCCACAGACTGCAGCATGTGTCTTTAACAGCTTCAGAGAGACAAAGTCTATTAAGACCCAAAGCATGAAGCTTTGTACCAAAGCAGCAATTCTCACATCTCTACCTGTAACATTCCAGCTGTTGCTTTCCAGGATGGAATTGGTGCCATGGGCATGGGAATGAGTGATCATAATAGTataaggggaaatttgggggtttttgctcCCATGGAGTGAACGTGTGGTGGTGTTTCATATATACAGAGCtgattttgtaatacagtttttctAGTTTGCCTGCAGCCCACTTAGCAGCTTCTGGGTTTTCCAGGTAGATCAGTATGCTTGGATTTCAAAAAATCTTCGTATAAATTGTTTCTCTAACTCTTCCAAATCCATATCTCAATAATTACACACACATTAGGAACATACATACAATCATATCTATATTAACAAATACacaggtatttttattttccctttagtGACACAGGTTCCTATTTGAGAGCCTAGTATTCTGTGTGctgaataaataataaatatctaAAAATAACCATTGATCTTGCTCAGAGGTGTAAGGATGAAAACTACTCTGTGGTACGATAAGGAAATAACTTAGCAGTGATAAAATGGCAACTTTTTGGAATGTGAAAGGACCCTTTTGGAACACAGTAGGACCACCAGTGTCATCTTTAAAAGTGGAtttcctggggctgtcccttAATAAACAACCTGGGTTTGCCACAGTGGCAAAATAAGCACTGGGGTGAAAAACACTGTGAGGTTTAATGCTGTGCCATGAGGTCTTGAGCAAAAGGTTCCAGAGGAAAACCATTGCACAGGTGCAAGTCTGAGCAAGGGAAAGAAGGTTTTCGAAGTGTTGGACTGGAAACTGGATTTGGCAACAACAGAACCGCAGTGGGAATGCAAGGAAAGAGTGTGGTCCTGAGCTCAGGGCTGGTTTCTGTGTCATCTCTGTCCGAGTGAGCTGTGCCTGAGTGTCAGTTGAGGTGTTTCCATCTGAGTCACTTCAGATTATTCCAGAACAGcccatgtccctgtgtgcaGGAGCTGATCTCATCCCAAAAGACCTCTTGGTGTTCCACTACCCCAAGAAGGCAATTTATAGTGATTGCGTGTTCCTAAGTGCTGGATGAACAGAGCAAGTATTGAAATCTGGGAGATTTTCTCAAGAAAAGGAGTCACTTGTGTTAAATGTCAGTTATTTTTATTGCAcatatttaataaattacttTAGCCAGTCTGGAGGGTACCTCTGCATTTTCCAGCTGCTACAATGGAAATCGGTGCAGGGGGGAATGAGGGCATGgctcctgcagcacctgggGCTACGTGTGTGTGCTGTACCTGGACCTGTGTGAGGTGTACCTGTATGTGTGTGAGCTGTACCTGGACCTGTGTGAGGTGTACCTGTATGTGTGTGAGCTGTACCTGCACCTGTGTGAGGTGTACCTGTATGTGTGTGAGCTGTACCTGGACCTGTGTGAGGTGTACCTGTATGTGTGTGAGCTGTACCTGCACCTGTGTGAGGTGTAcctgtgtgtgtgagctgtACCTGGACCTGTGTGAGGTGTACCTGTATGTGTGTGAGCTGTACCTGCACCTGTGTGAGGTGTAcctgtatgtgtgtgtgctgtACCTGCACCTGTGTGAGGTGTAcctgtgtgtgtgagctgtACCTGGACCTGTGTGAGGtgtacctgtgtgtgtgtgtgtgctgtacCTGCACCTGTGTGAGGtgtacctgtgtgtgtgtgtgagctgtACCTGCACCTGTGTGAGGtgtacctgtgtgtgtgtgtgctgtacCTGGACCTGTGTGAGGTGTACCTGTATGTGTGTGAGCTGTACCTGCACCTGTGTGAGGTGTAcctgtatgtgtgtgtgctgtACCTGGACCTGTGTGAGGTGTAcctgtgtgtgtgagctgtACCTGGACCTGTGTGAGGtgtacctgtgtgtgtgtgtgagctgtACCTGCACCTGTGTGAGGtgtacctgtgtgtgtgtgtgagctgtACCTGCACCTGTGTGAGGtgtacctgtgtgtgtgtgtgctgtacCTGGACCTGTGTGAGGTGTACCTGGACCTGTGTGAGCTGTACCTGCACCTGTGTGAGGTGTACCTGGACCTGTGTGAGCTGTACCTGGACCTGTGTGAGGTGTAcctttgtgtgtgtgctgtACCTGTGCACATTGTACCTGTGTGCGTGTGACCCCTACCTGTGTGTCGTGTGTACCACAGCGTGCTGCAGCTGTGTGAGCTGAACCTGGACCTGTGTGTGCTGTACCTCTACCTGTGTAAGTTGTACCTGTACGTGTGTAAGCTGTACCTAGACTTGTGTATGTTGTACCTGTGTGCGTGTGACCCCTGCCTGTGTGGCCTGTGTACCAGAGCGTGCTGCAGCTGTGTGAGCTGAACCTGGACCTGTGTGAGGTGTACCTGGACCCGTGTGTGCTGTACCTCTACCTGTGGAAGTTGTACCTGTACGTGTGTGAGCTGAACCTGGACCTGTGTAAGTTGTACCTGTACGTGTGTGAGCTGTACCTGGACTTGTGTACATTGTACCTGCATGTGTGTGACCCCTAGCTGTGTGACCTGTGTACCAGAgtgtgctgcagctgtgtgaGCTGAACCTGGACCTGTGTAAGTTGTACCTGTACGTGTGTGAGCTGTACCTGTACGTGTGTGAGCTGTACCTGGGCCTGTGTAAGTTGTACCTGTAGGTGTGTGAGCTGTACCTGGGCCTGTGCAGCACCGCTGGGGCAGGCGCGCTGCTCGGCGGCGATGCAGTCCCGTGTTTTGCCCTTGTTTAAGGTAGGTAGCACTATCCAGGAGCAGCGCCCAGCCCCTCCCGGCGGGACCGTGCCGCCGCTCTCCCGCTGCTGAGCTCCCGCAGCGGGTTCGGGTCGCGGCCGGACCCtccccgggggcggggccgtgccgggggcgggcccggggcggTGGCTCCGGCTGCGGGCGGGGTCCGGGCGcgatggcggcggcggggccgtggcCGGAGCtggaggcggcggcgcgggagcggcggcgggagctgTCGCTGGCGGGCGCGGCGGTGGCCGAGCGggtggcggcgggcggcgggcggctgccggaggcgctgctggcgctgccgctgctgcagTCGCTGGAGCTGAGCGGCTGCGCGGCGCTGCGGGAGCTCGGCCCGGGCGTGGCGGCCGCGCTGCCCGCGCTGCACACGCTGGTGCTGAGCCGCAACGCGCTGGGCCCGGCCGGGCTGGGCGCGGGCTTGGGCGGGCCCCTGCCCGCGCTGCGCCTGCTCGACCTGTCCGGCAACGGGCTGGAGACGCTGCCCGCCGcgctcggcgggacggggcaCGGCGCGGGGGACGCGGCCCCGGCCTTCCCGCAGCTGCGCAGCCTCAACCTGAGCGCGAACCGCCTGCGGGAGCTGGGCCCGGGGCTCGCCCGCGCCGcgccgcagctgcaggagctgctgctctccgGGAACCGGCTGCGGGCGCTGCCCGGCGGCCTCCTGCCCCTCGCCGGGACCCCCGCGCCCTTCCCGCTGCTCAGCCGGCTGGACGCGGCCGACAACGaggtgcaggagctgggagctgacaTCGCGGCGCTGCCGGCGCTCAAGGTGGGGGCGGACCCCGCTGCCCCGCCCCGGGTCCGTATCGCGCACCCCTGACCGTCCCatctctgtcccctccagagcCTGGACGTGGCCAACAATCAGCTGCGGGAGCTGCCCGCCGCGCTGGCCGACTGCCCCCGCCTGAAGGAGGCCAACTTCAGGGGCAACCAGCTGAGGGACAAGCGGCTGGAGAAGATGGTCAATGGGTGCCAGACGAAGGCCATCCTGGAGTACCTGCGGGCCGGGGGCCGTGGGAAAGGGAAGGCCGAGAATGCCAGAGAAGAGgtcaggaagaagaagagggagaagcaACAGAAGAAGGACagtggggatggggagcaggatGAGGTGGAAGAGGCGAGCAAGCTGCTGGTGAAGGTTCTGCACGTCTCCGAGAACCCAGCACCTTTGGTGGTCAAAGTGAGCCCGGGTGTCAAAGATGTTCGAGCCTTCATCGTGTGCTGTGTGCTGAAGGGAGTGAACTTAAAGCCGGGAAATGCTCTCAAGAGGTTCCTGTCCATGCAGGTAACAGCTGCGGCCTCGTGGTACTCATTTGGAATGGCAGAGTTGGAAATAGACTGTTCCAGGCTCCTTCCAGCAGATGAGTTTGTGAAACTTAGGGTGAGCTCCTCACCCTGCAGCTGTGAGGGTACAGGGTGAGTggtccctgccagcagcatttGCCCAGTCAATCCAAAATCAGCAGAACTGGTTGTTAGGAAGGGCCCATCATAGCTCAGGTATTGCAATGAGGGCGGTGAATGCACTCATAATTGTGTTGTGACTGTTAACAGCAGCT
It contains:
- the CEP104 gene encoding centrosomal protein of 104 kDa isoform X2 → MPHKIGFTVVSSSGHEDGFSARELMVHAPTVNGWRSPRLCQYPQEIILQLVERCRIRKLQLLAHQYMIASKIEFYISESLPEYFAPYQSERFQRLGYVPLSDNEKTDFRARELKSVYMDAVGQYLKLIFHKNYANKYNLYGQVALVAVNIIGDPADFDNDSMSSPSREKLIDHYLGIKSDDPALDGTYLGKRDSISPLDDLAFDMYQDPEVAQIIRRLDEKKREAVRHECYDHAKKLKQAIADLQKVGERLGRYEVEKRYAVEKEDYDLAKKKKEQMDEYRLKVYQQLELHDLLDAQLLIRKPPELPLGSVSGTESPLSSPPEPADPPQGEPQRAESVLEEQLVDPISESVVPYQSPLSPQTQPTTSKETFSKENVEFLPYDERPLPTICKQVDEAVAYLEPEVTEEDVGDAPRTGNAGEPKPLTEKALREASPVVEVFGEALVSGAYSRTWSCREDALLAVYKKLMEVSVDTPKEDLRNLLRAAVFLVERAIKDTVSSVFQASLKLLKMIITQYIPKHKLGKLETSHCVEKTLPHLLSRTGDSSSRLRLLASTFIQEMALCPEVKPLQIIPVHLVKTFKPNSPTHLAMSHVELVESLLRAMGTENSGFTVNNVMKFATGALEHRAHEVREVVLRIIFALYREHRAAVLEHLPPDDAGARKTVRYKTLFDGFAKIDGKSSETERRAQRKAAAEAEKQTKEEVKVLKGHPAALKLELLEEGEAEEEKESDFQKTEIRGYQLYGSPQATAAEIQEELSSVANYLDNLCIFCGERNKSFTEEGLDLHYWKHCPMLTRCEHCKQMLEIASLTEHLLTDCDKRDSFGKCPHCREAVPRDELPRHTKSRICNPAKPENVANRCPLCHENFPPGEEAWRSHLMDRDGCKMNQRRTSPMNKTILVQPAKVGGYCLRKPGPSGAKFQPPLVGNRIRAGPNKSSGKTYSKR
- the LRRC47 gene encoding leucine-rich repeat-containing protein 47 — protein: MAAAGPWPELEAAARERRRELSLAGAAVAERVAAGGGRLPEALLALPLLQSLELSGCAALRELGPGVAAALPALHTLVLSRNALGPAGLGAGLGGPLPALRLLDLSGNGLETLPAALGGTGHGAGDAAPAFPQLRSLNLSANRLRELGPGLARAAPQLQELLLSGNRLRALPGGLLPLAGTPAPFPLLSRLDAADNEVQELGADIAALPALKSLDVANNQLRELPAALADCPRLKEANFRGNQLRDKRLEKMVNGCQTKAILEYLRAGGRGKGKAENAREEVRKKKREKQQKKDSGDGEQDEVEEASKLLVKVLHVSENPAPLVVKVSPGVKDVRAFIVCCVLKGVNLKPGNALKRFLSMQTKLHEDICEKRTAATIATHDLQLVKAPLTYDVQPPDALKIMPLGRKEIKAKDLLRQLQLEAEEQRKQKKRQNVSGLHKYLQLLDGKDNYPCLVDAEGAVISFPPITNSEKTKIRKETRDLFLEVTSDTSLQICKDVMDTLILKIAELNRSTLENKEGSGSDMESDALCGPGNLTLPLVVEQVRVVDTDGNLKVLYPSKTDLATVSSLLTVIR
- the CEP104 gene encoding centrosomal protein of 104 kDa isoform X1, translated to MPHKIGFTVVSSSGHEDGFSARELMVHAPTVNGWRSPRLCQYPQEIILQLVERCRIRKLQLLAHQYMIASKIEFYISESLPEYFAPYQSERFQRLGYVPLSDNEKTDFRARELKSVYMDAVGQYLKLIFHKNYANKYNLYGQVALVAVNIIGDPADFDNDSMSSPSREKLIDHYLGIKSDDPALDGTYLGKRDSISPLDDLAFDMYQDPEVAQIIRRLDEKKREAVRHECYDHAKKLKQAIADLQKVGERLGRYEVEKRYAVEKEDYDLAKKKKEQMDEYRLKVYQQLELHDLLDAQLLIRKPPELPLGSVSGTESPLSSPPEPADPPQGEPQRAESVLEEQLVDPISESVVPYQSPLSPQTQPTTSKETFSKENVEFLPYDERPLPTICKQVDEAVAYLEPEVTEEDVGDAPRTGNAGEPKPLTEKALREASPVVEVFGEALVSGAYSRTWSCREDALLAVYKKLMEVSVDTPKEDLRNLLRAAVFLVERAIKDTVSSVFQASLKLLKMIITQYIPKHKLGKLETSHCVEKTLPHLLSRTGDSSSRLRLLASTFIQEMALCPEVKPLQIIPVHLVKTFKPNSPTHLAMSHVELVESLLRAMGTENSGFTVNNVMKFATGALEHRAHEVREVVLRIIFALYREHRAAVLEHLPPDDAGARKTVRYKTLFDGFAKIDGKSSETERRAQRKAAAEAEKQTKEEVKVLKGHPAALKLELLEEGEAEEEKESDFQKTEIRGYQLYGSPQATAAEIQEELSSVANYLDNLCIFCGERNKSFTEEGLDLHYWKHCPMLTRCEHCKQMLEIASLTEHLLTDCDKRDSFGKCPHCREAVPRDELPRHTKSRICNPAKPENVANRCPLCHENFPPGEEAWRSHLMDRDGCKMNQRRTSPMNKTILVQPVLFMKHVENPFISRTQKLNKLSAAPELSASYIQTFPPSDSGVF